Proteins co-encoded in one Microbacterium hydrocarbonoxydans genomic window:
- a CDS encoding ABC transporter permease subunit encodes MSETRVIVTGSSKDAEAARAGARRRRWWGEVGWKYILAAGVLFFAAFPLVYVLSASLNPNGSLAASSALFSAFDPANYIALGESRYWVWFGNTLLIGGVTAVGSVLMGACGAYAFSRFRFSGRRASLTTLLVLQMFPQALAFIAIFLMLQTIGDVVPALGINSKIALICVYLGGALGANTFLMYGFFNTIPVEIDESAKIDGATHAQIFWRLIMPLVVPILAVVALLAFLAAFGDFILSKIILTSEDNWTLAVGMYQWVSNQLTSRWGLFAAGVVVAAVPVLALFFSLQKYIVGGLTQGSVKG; translated from the coding sequence ATGAGTGAGACCAGAGTCATCGTGACCGGTTCATCGAAGGATGCCGAGGCGGCGCGCGCCGGTGCACGTCGGCGTCGCTGGTGGGGCGAGGTCGGCTGGAAGTACATCCTCGCCGCCGGTGTGCTGTTCTTCGCCGCGTTCCCGCTCGTCTACGTGCTCTCGGCGTCGCTCAACCCGAACGGCAGCCTCGCGGCATCCAGTGCCCTATTCAGCGCGTTCGACCCTGCGAACTACATCGCTCTGGGGGAATCCCGCTACTGGGTCTGGTTCGGCAACACACTGCTGATCGGCGGTGTGACCGCAGTCGGCTCGGTGCTCATGGGCGCCTGCGGCGCGTATGCGTTCTCGCGGTTCCGGTTCAGCGGACGTCGGGCCAGCCTCACCACACTGCTCGTGCTGCAGATGTTCCCGCAGGCGCTCGCGTTCATCGCGATCTTCCTGATGCTGCAGACGATCGGCGACGTCGTGCCGGCGCTCGGCATCAACTCCAAGATCGCCCTGATCTGCGTCTACCTCGGTGGCGCGCTCGGCGCGAACACCTTCCTGATGTACGGGTTCTTCAACACGATCCCCGTCGAGATCGACGAGTCGGCCAAGATCGACGGAGCCACGCATGCGCAGATCTTCTGGCGACTGATCATGCCGCTGGTCGTGCCGATCCTCGCGGTGGTCGCACTGCTCGCGTTCCTCGCTGCCTTCGGCGACTTCATCCTGTCGAAGATCATCCTCACGTCCGAGGACAACTGGACCCTCGCCGTCGGCATGTATCAGTGGGTCTCGAACCAGCTGACCTCGCGCTGGGGACTCTTCGCCGCCGGTGTCGTGGTCGCCGCCGTGCCCGTGCTCGCGCTGTTCTTCTCGCTGCAGAAGTACATCGTCGGCGGGCTCACCCAGGGGTCTGTCAAGGGCTGA
- a CDS encoding GrpB family protein: MSDETNPAALVEHRDEWAQSAARMLSALRVAFDGVAGVDAASFDHIGSTAVAGLPAKPLIDLQVRISPLPDDDDLVSRLAPLGFVRARGSRPDSPGVDRDLPRGSHPHPADAAVWEKSLFWNEREQAILHVRRADSPWGLYTVWFRDWLRSTPDARDRYAAEKRRLSLDQVGKADYDDYTRAKTGFFDRVQPQFERWAAERA, translated from the coding sequence ATGAGTGACGAGACCAATCCGGCGGCGCTGGTCGAGCATCGAGACGAATGGGCTCAGAGCGCAGCGCGGATGCTCTCGGCACTGCGCGTCGCATTCGACGGCGTCGCGGGCGTCGATGCGGCATCCTTCGATCACATCGGCTCGACGGCGGTCGCCGGTCTCCCCGCCAAACCCCTGATCGACCTGCAGGTGCGGATATCGCCGCTGCCCGACGACGACGATCTCGTCAGCAGGCTCGCACCGCTCGGCTTCGTGCGCGCGCGGGGATCGCGTCCCGACTCCCCCGGCGTCGATCGCGATCTGCCGCGCGGATCGCATCCTCATCCCGCTGACGCCGCGGTGTGGGAGAAGTCGCTGTTCTGGAACGAGCGCGAGCAGGCGATCCTGCACGTTCGTCGCGCGGACTCGCCCTGGGGGCTGTACACGGTCTGGTTCCGCGACTGGCTGCGTTCGACTCCCGACGCGCGCGATCGATACGCGGCGGAGAAGCGCAGGCTCAGCCTCGACCAGGTGGGCAAGGCCGACTACGACGACTACACCCGAGCGAAGACGGGCTTCTTCGACCGGGTGCAGCCGCAGTTCGAGCGCTGGGCGGCCGAGCGCGCCTGA